CGCGGCGCTGAAAATGATCACCGATCTGGAACGCATCGGCGACCAGGCGGCGGATATCGCGGAAATCATCCTGCGCCTGCGCGGGCAGACTTACATCAAACCGCTGATTCATTTGCCGCAGATGGCCGCCAGAGCCATCGAAATGGTTACCGGCAGCATCGACGCCTTCGTGCAGAAAGATCTCGAAAAAACGAAGAGCATCTTCGAGCTCGACGATCTGGTCGACGAACTTTTCCGCATCGTCAAGAACGAGCTGGTGGAACTGATCCACAAAGACGCCTCCTGCAGCGAGCAGGCCATCGACCAGCTCATGATCGCCAAGTATTTCGAGCGGATCGGCGACCACGCGCAAAACATCGCCGAATGGGTGGAGTTCTCCCTCACGGGCGTCCATAAAAACGGAGAGAAAGAATGATCTATTACGTTGAAGATGATTCGGGCATCCGCGAACTGGTGGTCTACACGCTCAACCAGACGGGGCTCGAAGCCCGCGGCTTTGCGGAAAGTCAGGCGTTCTACGCCGCCTGCGCCGAACGGAAGCCCGATCTGATCCTGCTCGACATCATGCTGCCGCGCGAGGACGGCCTGAGCGTCCTCAAACGCATCCGTCAGGACGCTTCGCTGAAAAGCGTCCCGACGGTCATGGTCACCGCCAAAGGTTCCGAATACGATAAGGTGCGGGGACTCGACCTGGGCGCCGACGATTATATCGCCAAACCTTTCGGCATGATGGAGCTGGTGGCGCG
This sequence is a window from Pyramidobacter sp. YE332. Protein-coding genes within it:
- the phoU gene encoding phosphate signaling complex protein PhoU, producing MRSRFDKQLNQLDNNLLEMGALTEQAIESAVRALSEQDENAARRAIELEREIDSQERAVESLCLKLLLEQQPVAGDLRLISAALKMITDLERIGDQAADIAEIILRLRGQTYIKPLIHLPQMAARAIEMVTGSIDAFVQKDLEKTKSIFELDDLVDELFRIVKNELVELIHKDASCSEQAIDQLMIAKYFERIGDHAQNIAEWVEFSLTGVHKNGEKE
- a CDS encoding response regulator transcription factor, giving the protein MIYYVEDDSGIRELVVYTLNQTGLEARGFAESQAFYAACAERKPDLILLDIMLPREDGLSVLKRIRQDASLKSVPTVMVTAKGSEYDKVRGLDLGADDYIAKPFGMMELVARAKARLRAAGGEKDASVLSYGALKLDSRRHEVTAGGRPVALTLKEFTLLELLMRHPGVAFTREQLLERNWDYSYEGGTRTVDVHIQTLRGKLGDCAALIQTVRGVGYKLGG